A genomic window from Alkalihalobacillus sp. AL-G includes:
- the pta gene encoding phosphate acetyltransferase yields the protein MSTMFSTMEYRLKAAYPTIVFPEGTDERVLEAAIRLAKEKILKPILIGDKDTIQKRLEESGVSLENAEMLTPETYEGFEELVKMFVERRKGKVNEHEAREILQDVNYFGTMLIYSGKADGLISGAVHSTADTVRPALQIIKTKEGIKRTSGAFLMVKEDEKYVFADCAININPSASDLAEIASTSAETARVFGIDPKVALLSFSTKGSAKSAETDKVREAVQLLEELEIDFAFDGELQFDAAFVPDVAAKKAPKSPLKGRANVFVFPGLEAGNIGYKMVQRLGGYEAIGPVLQGLNKPVNDLSRGCDAEDVYKLALITAMQALQR from the coding sequence ATGAGTACCATGTTTTCAACAATGGAGTATAGGCTGAAGGCGGCTTACCCGACCATTGTTTTTCCGGAAGGTACAGATGAACGGGTTTTAGAAGCTGCAATTCGTCTTGCGAAAGAAAAAATCCTTAAGCCGATCTTGATCGGGGACAAGGACACAATACAGAAGCGTCTTGAGGAATCTGGTGTGAGTTTGGAGAATGCAGAGATGTTGACACCAGAAACCTACGAGGGCTTTGAGGAACTTGTAAAGATGTTTGTGGAACGTCGAAAGGGTAAAGTGAATGAGCATGAAGCGAGGGAAATTTTACAGGACGTCAATTACTTCGGAACGATGCTCATTTATTCAGGGAAAGCGGATGGTCTCATAAGTGGTGCCGTACATTCCACAGCTGACACGGTTCGCCCGGCATTACAAATTATCAAAACAAAAGAAGGAATCAAACGTACGTCCGGTGCTTTTTTAATGGTAAAAGAGGATGAAAAATATGTGTTTGCCGACTGTGCAATCAATATCAATCCCTCTGCATCGGACCTTGCCGAAATTGCATCAACAAGTGCGGAAACAGCCAGAGTGTTTGGAATCGATCCTAAGGTTGCGTTGCTCAGCTTTTCGACTAAAGGGTCAGCAAAATCGGCTGAGACAGATAAGGTAAGAGAAGCGGTACAGCTGTTAGAAGAACTGGAGATTGATTTTGCTTTTGATGGGGAGCTGCAGTTCGACGCTGCCTTCGTACCGGATGTGGCAGCAAAGAAAGCACCGAAATCGCCACTTAAGGGAAGGGCGAATGTGTTTGTTTTTCCAGGGCTTGAAGCGGGTAATATCGGATATAAAATGGTTCAGCGACTCGGTGGGTATGAGGCGATAGGTCCTGTATTGCAAGGACTCAACAAGCCGGTCAACGACCTTTCAAGAGGCTGTGATGCTGAGGATGTGTACAAGCTCGCGTTGATAACGGCAATGCAGGCATTACAGAGATAA
- a CDS encoding cell wall hydrolase, with product MAVIKAPPSAVKLLARLMRAEAEADGKLGMLMVGNTGVNRVRGDCMDFKNIDTVRDMVFQSPGGFEATQKGYFYQRARQSEIKLARKAVAGKRYHPASYSLWFFKPAGSCPAQWFNQWNTGRFKSHCFYKPTESNCPGVYSTY from the coding sequence TTGGCAGTCATAAAAGCACCCCCATCTGCTGTCAAGCTACTCGCAAGGCTCATGCGTGCAGAGGCTGAGGCCGATGGTAAGCTTGGAATGTTGATGGTTGGTAATACTGGAGTCAATCGCGTACGAGGGGATTGCATGGATTTTAAAAACATTGATACGGTTCGCGATATGGTGTTTCAGTCACCCGGAGGATTTGAAGCTACCCAAAAAGGTTATTTTTATCAGCGGGCAAGGCAAAGTGAAATTAAACTTGCGAGAAAGGCGGTTGCAGGGAAAAGATATCACCCTGCATCGTACTCCCTTTGGTTCTTTAAGCCTGCAGGAAGCTGCCCTGCTCAATGGTTCAACCAATGGAACACTGGGCGCTTTAAATCACATTGTTTCTATAAACCGACTGAATCAAATTGTCCTGGGGTTTATTCTACCTATTAA
- the gerQ gene encoding spore coat protein GerQ: protein MNYPYYRQGQGGMGGFPMGMNQGGMNQGAGFPMGTNQGAGFPAGMAQPGAPGAFPSGIPGQVAEQLPVEQSYIENILRLNRGKVGTFYMTFEGNPKWTAKIFKGVIEAAGRDHIIISDPETGKRYLLLMVYLDYVTFDEEIEYSYPYGGQSEQITTYSPR, encoded by the coding sequence ATGAATTATCCGTATTATCGGCAAGGTCAAGGAGGAATGGGCGGTTTTCCGATGGGCATGAATCAGGGCGGTATGAACCAAGGGGCGGGTTTTCCGATGGGTACCAATCAAGGAGCGGGTTTTCCGGCGGGCATGGCTCAACCTGGAGCACCTGGAGCCTTTCCATCAGGGATACCAGGGCAAGTAGCGGAACAGCTTCCTGTCGAGCAGTCTTATATCGAGAATATTTTACGGCTCAATCGTGGAAAAGTCGGAACCTTTTATATGACATTTGAAGGTAATCCGAAATGGACTGCGAAGATTTTTAAGGGAGTTATCGAAGCTGCTGGACGGGATCACATTATTATCAGTGATCCTGAGACAGGGAAAAGGTACCTGCTGTTGATGGTTTATCTTGATTATGTAACTTTTGATGAGGAAATTGAGTATAGCTATCCTTACGGTGGTCAAAGTGAACAAATTACAACGTATTCACCTAGGTGA
- a CDS encoding lipoate--protein ligase family protein, producing MIKQHSSITELFKQPTWRIIDQSTLGSSFHALQSFAMDDTLCTSIGSEDAPPTVRAWVHPKTVVLGIQDSRVPFLTEGLQFLQNQGYEVIVRNSGGLAVVLDEGVLNLSLVVPEKERRIGIDSGYEAMAHLTANLLSPYGLTFDTKEIATSYCPGKFDLSVDGKKFAGISQRRLRGGVAVQIYLCVNGSGASRAELVKGFYNRALQESETKFTYPSVDPNVMASLEELTGKSVQVSDLMKGLLSFLKMQGAELLSSQLSVSEINLYDFYLKRVVERNEKAMNS from the coding sequence ATGATTAAGCAGCATTCCTCCATAACGGAGCTTTTCAAACAGCCAACTTGGCGTATTATAGATCAATCGACACTCGGATCTTCCTTCCACGCTCTGCAGTCGTTTGCGATGGATGATACGTTGTGCACCTCGATCGGTAGTGAAGATGCACCTCCGACTGTAAGGGCATGGGTCCATCCGAAAACCGTCGTGCTCGGCATACAGGACAGTCGTGTTCCCTTTTTGACTGAAGGCTTACAGTTTTTACAGAACCAAGGCTATGAAGTGATTGTACGAAACTCTGGAGGTCTTGCAGTCGTGTTGGATGAAGGGGTTTTGAACCTCTCACTCGTTGTTCCAGAAAAAGAACGGCGAATTGGGATTGATTCCGGGTATGAAGCAATGGCACACTTGACGGCAAACCTGCTTTCCCCATACGGCCTCACGTTTGATACAAAGGAAATTGCCACCTCGTATTGTCCGGGAAAATTCGATTTGAGCGTCGATGGAAAAAAATTCGCTGGCATTTCGCAGCGCCGCTTACGCGGAGGAGTTGCAGTACAGATTTATTTATGTGTTAACGGGTCTGGAGCTTCACGAGCTGAATTAGTCAAAGGTTTTTACAATCGGGCACTTCAAGAGTCTGAAACGAAATTCACCTACCCATCTGTTGATCCGAATGTAATGGCATCGCTTGAGGAGCTTACCGGAAAGTCCGTTCAAGTATCCGACCTTATGAAAGGGCTTCTCTCCTTTTTAAAAATGCAAGGGGCTGAACTGCTCTCATCCCAGTTATCGGTGTCCGAGATCAACCTGTATGATTTTTATTTGAAACGTGTCGTCGAACGGAATGAAAAAGCGATGAACTCCTAA
- a CDS encoding alpha-glucosidase, producing MKRTWWKEAVVYQVYWRSFNDTDGDGYGDLRGVIEKLDYIKKLGVDVIWLNPVYDSPDKDNGYDISGYEEVMEKAGTMEDWKKLLKEVHSRDMKLIMDLVVNYTSDQHPWFKESRSSMDNPKRDWYIWKDPKADGSVPNNWRSYFTPSTWELDEQTGQYYFHSFATEMPDLNWRNPEVREAIFEMMKFWLEKGIDGFRMDVINLLAKLEGFPDANNPENINYLGNNPGIHQYLQEMNEKVLRHYDVMTVGEIPFVTPEDGLKYVGEDRNELDTLFHFQVADDMPSWDMLQFKEIQKTWHEGLYKKGWNSQFLNNHDHTRQVSRYGSDGGYRKESAKLLGTMIHTLPGTPYIYQGEEIGMTGVDFNSIDDYNDIAMKNKYEEEISKGRNPNEVLNELKPLSRDNSRTPVQWNDRKNAGFTEGKPWINVNPNYKTINVENALNDPDSIFYYYQKLIALRKNHDVMVYGDYKDLSDGDTHLYMYTRTLEDTTWLVLLNHSDDSYSLELPESFIGKNNELIIANYNDVSDDEQIDVIKLRPHEARIYKYK from the coding sequence ATGAAACGAACATGGTGGAAGGAGGCTGTCGTCTATCAAGTGTATTGGCGCAGCTTCAATGATACGGATGGAGACGGTTATGGTGATTTACGCGGTGTAATCGAAAAGCTAGATTATATTAAAAAATTAGGTGTTGACGTCATCTGGTTGAATCCCGTGTATGATTCTCCAGATAAGGATAATGGCTATGATATCTCTGGCTACGAGGAGGTTATGGAAAAAGCAGGTACGATGGAGGATTGGAAGAAGCTTCTAAAAGAGGTCCATTCAAGAGACATGAAGCTGATCATGGATTTAGTCGTAAATTATACATCCGATCAGCACCCTTGGTTTAAGGAATCACGTTCATCAATGGACAATCCAAAGCGTGACTGGTACATATGGAAGGATCCGAAAGCAGATGGCTCAGTTCCTAACAACTGGCGCTCTTACTTCACCCCATCTACGTGGGAGTTGGATGAACAGACTGGTCAATATTATTTCCATTCATTTGCGACCGAGATGCCAGACCTGAACTGGCGAAACCCGGAAGTCCGTGAAGCGATATTCGAAATGATGAAATTTTGGCTTGAAAAAGGAATTGACGGATTCCGTATGGATGTCATCAACCTGCTTGCCAAATTGGAAGGGTTTCCTGATGCAAACAATCCTGAAAACATCAACTACCTTGGAAACAATCCAGGTATCCACCAATACCTTCAGGAAATGAACGAGAAGGTGTTACGGCATTATGATGTGATGACAGTCGGTGAGATTCCATTCGTTACTCCTGAAGACGGACTAAAATATGTAGGAGAAGACCGGAATGAACTTGATACGCTGTTTCATTTTCAAGTTGCTGACGACATGCCGAGCTGGGATATGCTTCAATTTAAAGAAATCCAGAAAACGTGGCATGAAGGGCTATATAAAAAAGGCTGGAACTCTCAATTTCTGAACAACCATGACCATACTCGACAGGTAAGCCGCTATGGAAGCGATGGCGGCTACCGGAAGGAATCAGCTAAGCTGCTTGGAACGATGATTCATACCCTCCCTGGAACCCCATACATTTATCAAGGGGAAGAAATCGGTATGACTGGCGTCGATTTTAATTCGATAGACGATTACAACGATATCGCTATGAAAAATAAATATGAGGAGGAAATCAGTAAAGGCAGGAATCCTAATGAGGTGTTAAATGAGCTTAAACCACTTAGCAGGGATAACTCCAGAACTCCTGTACAATGGAATGACAGGAAAAATGCTGGTTTTACTGAAGGAAAGCCTTGGATCAACGTAAACCCGAACTACAAAACCATCAATGTTGAAAATGCACTCAACGACCCTGATTCTATCTTTTACTATTACCAGAAACTGATTGCACTACGAAAAAACCATGACGTAATGGTTTATGGCGATTACAAGGACTTATCTGATGGTGATACACATTTATACATGTATACGAGGACATTAGAGGACACAACCTGGCTCGTTCTTCTCAACCATTCTGATGATTCATACTCTCTTGAACTCCCAGAGTCATTTATAGGCAAAAACAATGAGCTGATCATTGCGAACTACAACGACGTAAGTGACGATGAACAGATAGATGTAATAAAGCTCCGCCCACATGAGGCTAGAATCTATAAATATAAATAA
- a CDS encoding YvrJ family protein has protein sequence MLDGTSIVGWFNLIPNVGFPAVVALYLLLQNDKRLYKLEQSIEVLSELIQKQRGEEHDEPASVSKKRKAK, from the coding sequence ATGCTTGATGGAACAAGTATTGTGGGCTGGTTTAATTTAATACCGAATGTCGGTTTCCCTGCTGTTGTGGCCCTCTATCTGTTGCTTCAGAATGACAAACGACTTTATAAGCTTGAACAATCGATAGAGGTGTTGAGTGAACTGATCCAGAAGCAACGAGGGGAGGAACACGATGAACCTGCTTCAGTTAGTAAAAAGCGCAAAGCAAAATGA
- a CDS encoding sigma-70 family RNA polymerase sigma factor, which yields MTKTKQRLFNEIAGQQDFLSAFLQCPENKREMMKLIENPAMEQFKRIDVQFRAFCFECRFVHYVSRMIYFQAINYIRKQRRGQSRILDDQPVEMEQVGIWMNSALDQNQIACPTLFEAINGLTTNQKKIVELYYQEGWKLKEIANHLRVSPQSISKTHRRALEQLQLRMEGNKYA from the coding sequence ATGACAAAGACCAAACAGCGGCTCTTTAATGAAATCGCAGGTCAACAAGATTTCTTATCTGCATTTTTACAATGTCCAGAAAACAAGAGAGAGATGATGAAACTGATTGAAAACCCTGCGATGGAACAATTTAAACGGATAGATGTTCAATTTAGAGCTTTTTGCTTCGAATGTCGCTTTGTTCATTACGTATCACGAATGATTTATTTCCAAGCCATTAATTACATCCGAAAGCAACGGAGAGGCCAGTCCCGAATTTTAGATGATCAACCGGTTGAAATGGAGCAGGTAGGAATCTGGATGAATTCTGCGTTGGATCAAAATCAGATCGCTTGCCCGACCCTATTTGAAGCGATCAATGGCTTGACAACCAACCAGAAAAAAATTGTTGAACTCTACTACCAGGAGGGATGGAAGCTGAAGGAAATCGCCAACCATCTTCGTGTTAGTCCACAATCGATATCAAAGACACACCGCCGTGCGTTAGAACAGCTTCAATTACGGATGGAGGGGAACAAATATGCTTGA
- a CDS encoding dicarboxylate/amino acid:cation symporter: MKLSIKIVIGLVVGIVLGIILNLFAPGAFEVLDKYVFSPVGTLFLNLIKMLVVPIVFFSIALGAAGIGDPKKLGRIGGKTIGYFLITTTIALAIALSLALLIQPGAGGGFDTEQATFKEDSEKPPVVETILNIIPTNPVDAMAKGDMLQIIAFAIFVGFAVAVLKEKTKTVHRFLEEGNDILMYLVNIVMLLAPYGAFALIASAVGSFGLDALKAMGLYFGTVLLGLFIHAILTYGTAVSTLGKMNPIAFFKGFAPAMSVAFSTSSSSGTLPVSMKTAQENLKVPKQISSFVQPLGATINMDGTAIMQGVATVFIAQVYGVDLSLPQLITVVLTAVLASIGTAGVPGVGLIMLAMVLKSVNLPVEAIGLVLGVDRLLDMTRTAVNITGDASCAVIVSKSEEKHGGKPQTEPELDI, translated from the coding sequence ATGAAATTAAGTATAAAAATCGTAATTGGACTAGTTGTAGGTATCGTTCTAGGTATTATACTTAACCTATTTGCACCTGGAGCATTCGAGGTGCTCGATAAATACGTATTCAGCCCAGTAGGGACACTATTTTTGAACCTGATTAAAATGCTTGTAGTCCCGATTGTGTTTTTCTCGATCGCACTTGGTGCAGCGGGAATCGGAGACCCGAAAAAGCTCGGTCGGATCGGTGGGAAGACGATAGGTTATTTTCTGATCACGACGACGATTGCTCTTGCGATTGCACTTTCATTAGCACTTTTGATTCAGCCTGGTGCAGGCGGAGGATTCGATACTGAACAAGCGACCTTTAAGGAAGATTCCGAAAAGCCGCCTGTTGTCGAGACGATCTTGAATATCATTCCGACAAACCCGGTTGACGCAATGGCAAAAGGGGACATGCTGCAAATCATCGCTTTCGCTATTTTTGTCGGCTTTGCAGTGGCAGTTCTGAAGGAAAAGACGAAGACGGTTCATCGGTTTTTAGAAGAAGGTAACGATATTCTCATGTATCTTGTCAATATTGTCATGCTGCTTGCTCCTTATGGTGCATTTGCGTTGATTGCATCTGCGGTCGGAAGCTTCGGACTCGATGCTCTGAAAGCGATGGGGCTTTATTTCGGTACGGTTTTACTAGGCTTATTCATTCATGCGATCCTGACGTATGGAACGGCTGTTTCTACGCTCGGTAAAATGAATCCGATTGCATTCTTCAAAGGGTTTGCTCCAGCTATGTCGGTAGCATTCAGTACGTCCAGCAGCAGCGGCACTTTGCCAGTATCCATGAAAACGGCCCAGGAAAACTTGAAGGTTCCGAAGCAGATCAGCAGCTTCGTTCAACCGCTTGGTGCGACGATCAACATGGACGGTACCGCAATCATGCAGGGTGTAGCTACGGTATTCATCGCGCAGGTTTATGGGGTGGATCTTTCACTGCCTCAGCTGATTACAGTTGTTTTGACCGCAGTGCTTGCTAGTATCGGTACAGCGGGTGTGCCGGGAGTCGGCTTGATTATGCTCGCGATGGTGTTAAAGTCGGTGAATTTACCAGTCGAGGCGATTGGGCTTGTGCTCGGTGTCGACCGTTTACTTGACATGACACGGACTGCAGTCAACATCACAGGAGATGCATCGTGCGCTGTCATTGTGAGTAAGTCGGAAGAGAAGCACGGCGGGAAACCGCAGACAGAACCTGAACTCGATATTTAA
- a CDS encoding YwdI family protein, translated as MSIQSSSIIQKMIDRLEKIKGDVDQSPSSSKVKEELSAVKAYCDLLMDTTSMRSSKLPAAKEKTKPKPHQPVQNWSKKKPDEEDDVNGDSIFDF; from the coding sequence TTGAGTATACAATCAAGCTCCATTATACAAAAAATGATTGACCGACTGGAGAAAATTAAAGGCGATGTGGACCAAAGTCCTTCATCTAGCAAGGTAAAAGAAGAGTTAAGTGCAGTGAAAGCTTACTGTGATTTGTTAATGGACACAACATCCATGCGCTCTTCAAAGCTACCTGCTGCTAAGGAAAAAACTAAACCCAAGCCTCATCAGCCTGTCCAAAACTGGTCGAAAAAAAAACCGGATGAAGAGGATGATGTGAACGGAGATTCCATTTTCGATTTCTAA
- a CDS encoding sporulation protein codes for MSFVNRMLASVGIGSAVVDTKLEGNTFYAGETIEGVVEIKGGKVDQHIDEINLYLMTQYVREVDDRKVTQSHTLDSFQVAQDITVSEGEQKKIPFKLPLPLDVPVTIGKTPVWLKTGLDIKQAVDPKDEDYITIKPTELSEKVLDAIEQLGFRLRKSSCVHVKRHLQNNRPFVQEFEFIPTSGPFNRDLDELEVVFFPEQDRVRLMIEVDKRGKGLFGLLEEALDVDEQKSMLTITRAEVSDTGSLQRTLENHIRRYV; via the coding sequence ATGTCATTTGTAAACCGTATGCTTGCAAGTGTTGGAATCGGATCAGCTGTTGTTGATACAAAATTGGAAGGGAACACTTTTTATGCCGGTGAAACGATTGAGGGTGTCGTCGAGATTAAAGGAGGTAAAGTCGATCAACACATCGATGAAATAAACCTCTATCTCATGACTCAATATGTTCGTGAGGTAGATGATCGAAAAGTGACGCAATCTCATACCCTAGACTCGTTCCAGGTTGCTCAGGATATTACCGTTTCAGAGGGTGAACAAAAGAAAATCCCATTTAAGTTACCCCTTCCACTTGATGTTCCCGTTACGATTGGAAAAACACCCGTATGGTTAAAAACAGGACTGGACATCAAACAAGCTGTTGACCCGAAGGATGAGGACTATATCACAATCAAACCGACCGAGCTTTCTGAAAAAGTTTTGGATGCAATTGAACAACTCGGTTTCAGACTCCGTAAATCAAGTTGTGTCCATGTTAAAAGACATCTGCAAAATAACAGACCTTTCGTACAGGAATTTGAATTCATTCCGACGTCGGGACCATTCAACCGTGACTTGGATGAGCTAGAGGTCGTGTTTTTCCCTGAACAAGATCGTGTCCGTTTAATGATTGAGGTTGATAAGCGCGGAAAAGGATTATTCGGGCTTTTAGAGGAAGCACTCGATGTCGATGAGCAAAAATCAATGCTCACCATTACTCGTGCAGAGGTATCGGATACTGGGTCATTGCAAAGAACACTCGAAAACCACATTCGACGTTACGTTTAA
- a CDS encoding DUF423 domain-containing protein: MFKLFILLGAVNAGLSVILGAFGAHGLESKLSAKMMEVFKTGVQYHIFHALGLFVVAFLADKFTGSALIHWAGWLMLIGIVLFSGSLYVLSVTGISKLGIITPFGGMAFIVGWLLIVIAVLKA, translated from the coding sequence ATGTTCAAATTGTTTATTTTACTCGGTGCGGTCAACGCTGGATTGTCGGTTATTTTAGGAGCGTTTGGTGCCCATGGACTCGAATCGAAGCTTTCTGCCAAAATGATGGAAGTGTTTAAAACAGGGGTGCAATACCATATCTTTCATGCACTCGGTCTGTTTGTCGTCGCCTTTTTAGCAGATAAATTCACTGGTTCTGCATTGATTCATTGGGCAGGGTGGCTCATGTTGATCGGGATCGTCCTTTTTTCAGGAAGTCTTTATGTTCTAAGCGTAACTGGAATTTCGAAGCTTGGGATCATTACCCCGTTTGGCGGAATGGCATTTATTGTCGGCTGGCTATTAATTGTTATTGCTGTGTTGAAAGCATAG
- the hemQ gene encoding hydrogen peroxide-dependent heme synthase translates to MSEAAKTLDGWYCLHDFRTMNWAAWKALSSEEREQATNELLTFLEKWEVTEAQKNGSHALYSIVGQKADFMIMLLRPTVEELNEIETAFNKTTFAEYTLPVYSYVSVVELSNYMASKDVDPETDPMIQGRLKPALPKWNHVCFYPMDKRREGSDNWYMLSMDERRDMMRKHGMIGRGYAGKVKQIITGSVGFDDWEWGVTLFSNDVLQFKKLVYEMRFDEVSARFGEFGSFYVGNILPKEKVSSYLAI, encoded by the coding sequence ATGAGCGAAGCTGCCAAAACATTAGATGGCTGGTATTGTTTACACGATTTCCGTACTATGAATTGGGCTGCATGGAAAGCCTTGTCAAGTGAAGAGCGTGAGCAAGCAACAAATGAGCTGCTAACCTTTCTGGAAAAATGGGAAGTAACAGAAGCCCAAAAGAACGGGAGCCACGCATTGTATTCAATAGTAGGACAAAAAGCTGACTTTATGATCATGCTTCTCCGCCCTACTGTGGAAGAACTGAACGAAATCGAAACTGCATTCAATAAAACAACATTCGCTGAATATACGTTACCTGTCTATTCGTATGTTTCAGTTGTTGAATTGAGTAACTATATGGCTTCTAAAGACGTAGATCCGGAAACAGACCCGATGATCCAAGGGCGGCTTAAGCCTGCACTTCCGAAGTGGAACCATGTGTGCTTCTACCCTATGGATAAGCGCCGTGAAGGCAGTGATAACTGGTATATGCTTTCTATGGATGAGCGTCGTGATATGATGCGCAAGCATGGTATGATCGGCCGAGGCTATGCAGGAAAGGTTAAACAAATCATTACCGGATCAGTTGGATTTGACGACTGGGAGTGGGGAGTAACCTTGTTTTCGAACGATGTACTCCAATTCAAGAAACTCGTTTATGAAATGCGCTTTGATGAAGTGAGTGCACGCTTTGGCGAGTTTGGTTCCTTCTATGTCGGGAACATCCTGCCAAAAGAAAAAGTAAGCTCTTACCTTGCTATATAA
- a CDS encoding RNA polymerase sigma factor — MNLLQLVKSAKQNDPDAFQELIDRFEPKIKQTVKSMETRYQEDVEQEVKLKIFEAVSTYDTDRIPSLRDMLQKSKEGRELLEKVENSAEQSFSSKKKGDNTSNLCGD; from the coding sequence ATGAACCTGCTTCAGTTAGTAAAAAGCGCAAAGCAAAATGATCCTGATGCCTTCCAGGAACTGATTGATCGGTTTGAACCGAAAATCAAGCAAACGGTGAAATCGATGGAAACGAGATATCAGGAGGATGTGGAGCAGGAGGTTAAACTTAAAATATTTGAAGCTGTTAGCACTTACGACACAGATCGCATTCCATCGTTACGGGACATGCTGCAAAAGTCGAAGGAAGGTCGTGAGCTGTTAGAGAAGGTTGAAAACTCTGCTGAACAATCGTTTTCATCTAAGAAAAAAGGTGACAATACTTCGAATCTATGCGGCGATTAG
- a CDS encoding HD domain-containing protein, which yields MSYKLQQLEEEKVFKDPVHRYVHVRDRLIWDLIGTKEFQRLRRIRQLGTTFLTFHGAEHSRFSHSLGVYEIVRRIVEIFQGKPNWNDEERLLCLSAALLHDVGHGPYSHSFEKVFGLDHEQFTQQIILGDTEVNTVLKKVDTDFPKKVSEVIAKTYENKLVVSMISSQIDADRMDYLLRDAYFTGVSYGQFDIERILRVMRPQEDQVVIKQSGMHAVEDYIMSRYQMYWQVYFHPVTRSAEVILSKILHRAKALYKEGYTFKLEPLHFITLFNGKVDLDDYIKLDEGIIQYYFQAWQEEEDEILRDLCERFSNRRLFKYMEFNPTVHMSAWHKLHTYFVQAGIDPDYYLVVDSSSDLPYDFYRPGEEEERLPIHLLTKSGEYRELSRESTVVESISGKKRTDHKLYYPADLIEKIKNQALKKKIGEFLEL from the coding sequence ATGAGCTACAAGCTGCAACAATTAGAGGAAGAAAAAGTATTTAAAGATCCGGTCCATCGTTATGTCCACGTACGCGATCGATTGATTTGGGACCTGATCGGAACGAAAGAATTTCAAAGGTTACGGAGGATCCGGCAGCTTGGTACGACATTTTTGACGTTTCATGGTGCTGAGCACAGTCGGTTCAGTCACTCACTTGGTGTCTATGAGATTGTACGTCGTATAGTAGAAATCTTTCAAGGGAAGCCCAACTGGAATGATGAGGAACGGTTACTTTGTCTTTCAGCAGCATTGTTGCATGATGTCGGCCATGGTCCTTACTCCCATTCATTTGAAAAAGTATTCGGTTTGGATCATGAACAATTCACCCAACAGATCATCCTCGGGGATACGGAGGTCAACACAGTTTTAAAAAAGGTAGATACTGATTTTCCGAAAAAGGTATCAGAGGTCATCGCAAAAACGTACGAAAATAAACTTGTCGTCAGTATGATTTCAAGCCAAATCGATGCCGACCGAATGGATTACTTGCTACGCGATGCTTATTTTACAGGTGTCAGTTACGGTCAGTTCGATATTGAGCGTATTTTGCGTGTGATGCGCCCGCAGGAGGACCAAGTGGTGATCAAGCAGAGCGGAATGCATGCAGTCGAGGATTATATTATGAGTCGGTATCAGATGTACTGGCAGGTCTATTTTCACCCTGTTACTAGAAGTGCAGAGGTCATTTTATCCAAGATCCTTCATCGTGCCAAGGCGCTATATAAGGAAGGATACACCTTTAAGCTTGAACCGCTCCACTTTATTACTTTATTTAATGGAAAAGTCGACCTAGACGATTACATAAAACTTGATGAAGGTATTATACAATACTACTTCCAAGCGTGGCAGGAGGAAGAGGACGAAATCCTAAGGGATCTGTGTGAACGGTTTTCGAATCGACGACTCTTCAAGTATATGGAGTTTAACCCGACCGTTCATATGAGTGCTTGGCATAAGCTTCATACGTATTTTGTCCAGGCGGGGATCGACCCTGATTATTACCTAGTTGTCGATTCTTCATCAGACCTTCCCTACGATTTTTACCGGCCAGGAGAAGAGGAAGAACGTTTGCCGATACACCTGCTGACGAAATCCGGGGAATACAGGGAGCTTTCGCGGGAATCAACCGTAGTTGAATCG